The following coding sequences lie in one Brevibacterium marinum genomic window:
- a CDS encoding ABC transporter permease: MGKYVLRRFVNYFILAFIATVTAYITSSAFMDPAARYRGQNPPLSESSIKSILNGHGTNPDVPILERTWTWLTKIFLHGDFSTTVHNNPVFHEIMARAGVSLKLLLIGSVLGAILGVVLGVWGAVRQYKTSDQTVTYASYLIIATPTFVIGVVLMIIATAFNGMIGTNLIRFSGEYTADIPPGFFPWFTDQLSHMLLPTLALVMMGAATYSRYQRSVMLDVLASDFIRTARSKGRTRKTALVKHGVRVALIPMSTYFAYAFGTLVAGSAMLEVVFSWHGMGEFTINSILQSDINAAAGSVLFIAVLTLISSTLSEILYAALDPRVRI; the protein is encoded by the coding sequence ATGGGAAAGTACGTTCTCCGCCGGTTCGTCAACTATTTCATCCTGGCGTTCATCGCCACGGTGACCGCCTACATCACCTCCAGCGCATTCATGGATCCGGCCGCACGGTACCGGGGACAGAATCCGCCTTTGTCCGAGTCCTCGATCAAGTCCATCCTCAACGGGCATGGGACCAACCCGGACGTTCCGATCCTCGAGCGCACGTGGACGTGGCTGACGAAGATCTTCCTGCACGGGGACTTCAGCACGACCGTCCACAACAATCCGGTCTTCCACGAGATCATGGCCCGTGCGGGAGTCAGCCTCAAACTTCTGCTCATCGGATCCGTCCTCGGCGCCATCCTGGGAGTCGTCCTCGGAGTTTGGGGCGCGGTCCGGCAATACAAGACCTCTGACCAGACGGTGACATATGCGTCCTATCTGATCATCGCCACCCCTACCTTCGTCATCGGAGTAGTGCTGATGATCATCGCAACGGCGTTCAACGGCATGATCGGCACAAATCTCATTCGCTTCTCCGGTGAATACACGGCGGATATACCTCCGGGATTCTTCCCCTGGTTCACCGATCAGCTCTCGCACATGCTGCTGCCGACATTGGCATTGGTGATGATGGGCGCCGCCACCTATTCGCGCTACCAGCGCTCGGTCATGCTCGACGTGCTGGCCTCCGATTTCATCCGCACGGCCAGATCGAAGGGGCGCACGCGCAAGACCGCCCTGGTCAAACACGGCGTTCGGGTCGCGCTCATCCCGATGTCGACCTATTTCGCCTATGCCTTCGGCACGCTCGTGGCCGGATCGGCGATGCTCGAAGTGGTCTTCTCCTGGCACGGAATGGGGGAATTCACCATCAACTCGATCCTGCAGTCCGATATCAACGCGGCCGCCGGATCCGTCCTGTTCATCGCAGTGCTGACGCTGATCTCCTCGACCCTGTCGGAGATCCTCTACGCTGCCCTCGACCCGAGAGTGAGGATCTGA
- a CDS encoding ABC transporter permease gives MATDIPISTTADTEVVARRSKPTSRVTLIWRRLRSTPRFWVGGIMLGFFVLFAVFGNTINMYSPTDQDIYALNEAPSVQHWFGTNTIGQDIYAQTVAGLQKSLLIGIIAGPAASILAAIIGSTAGYFGGRIETVIVWFINLLLVLPSFFILVLLAPMLRQLSWMAIVVFLALFGWMIMAQVVRNQTKAIKDRDFVKAARYMGVSTPRILSRHIIPNVASILIVDATLGVVSAILTETSLSYFNLGIQKPDVSIGTLLAEGSGAAVTRPWLFVFPAGVLVLMLFAISLMADALRDAIDPTSGVNRD, from the coding sequence ATGGCGACCGATATTCCGATCTCCACGACTGCGGACACAGAGGTCGTGGCCCGTCGATCGAAGCCCACATCGCGTGTCACCCTGATCTGGCGTCGGCTGCGATCGACTCCGCGCTTCTGGGTCGGCGGAATCATGCTGGGGTTCTTCGTCCTGTTCGCGGTGTTCGGCAACACGATCAACATGTACTCGCCCACGGACCAGGACATCTACGCACTCAACGAAGCACCGAGCGTCCAGCATTGGTTCGGCACGAACACCATCGGCCAGGACATCTACGCCCAGACCGTGGCAGGTCTGCAGAAGTCCCTGCTCATCGGCATCATCGCGGGACCGGCGGCGAGTATTTTGGCTGCGATCATCGGGTCGACGGCGGGGTACTTCGGCGGGCGCATCGAGACCGTCATCGTATGGTTCATCAATCTCCTGCTCGTCCTGCCCTCGTTCTTCATCCTCGTCCTGCTGGCGCCGATGCTGCGCCAGCTGTCGTGGATGGCGATCGTCGTCTTCCTGGCCCTGTTCGGTTGGATGATCATGGCCCAGGTCGTGAGGAACCAGACGAAGGCGATCAAGGACCGTGATTTCGTCAAGGCGGCGCGATACATGGGTGTCTCCACCCCACGGATACTGAGCCGGCACATCATCCCGAACGTCGCCTCGATCCTCATCGTCGATGCCACCTTGGGCGTGGTCTCCGCGATCCTGACCGAAACCTCGCTGAGCTACTTCAACCTCGGAATCCAGAAGCCCGATGTCTCCATCGGCACGCTCCTGGCCGAAGGGTCCGGTGCCGCCGTGACCCGTCCGTGGCTCTTCGTCTTTCCCGCCGGCGTCCTCGTCCTCATGCTCTTCGCCATCAGCCTGATGGCCGATGCGCTGCGCGACGCCATCGATCCGACCTCAGGAGTCAACCGTGACTGA
- a CDS encoding dipeptide ABC transporter ATP-binding protein yields the protein MTETLSTDQSQPPAEAPILEVRGLNVTFPNPKGDVKAVRGVDYEVMPGEFLGIVGESGSGKSVSSMAVMGLLPSTARIDGSIRYRGRSLLDMDDHAMSELRGSDIAMVFQDPLSALTPVYTIGEQISEGLIIHDPMMSKEAAHERAIELLRIVGIPGPERRVRAYPHEFSGGMRQRAMIAIAIANDPDLIIADEPTTALDVTIQAQILEVLQRAREITGAAIVLITHDLGVVAGNADRIAVMYAGRLVETGPVDQVFERPQMPYTTGLLRSVPNLATAGTQRLVPLEGKPPSLSNMAPGCPFAPRCPIAVDTCREVEPELIGHGTPGVAAACHRAGEIASGQLTAGSIFPRPEPVVKRAKSDDADRILEVTGLQKHFPLLKGAVFKRQIGTVRAVDGIDLEIREGQTLGLVGESGCGKSTTIGEVLEMVAPQKGSIVINGIDVSDLSKRDRLAMRKDVQVVFQDPMAAIDPRLPVGEVIAEPLTVHKVPTGQRNDTVAEMLELVGLDASMADRYPHEFSGGQRQRIGIARALVTNPKLLVLDEPVSALDVSVQAGVINLLEDLRDTLGLSYLFVAHDLAVVRQIADHVAVMYLGRIVEFGASEELYDSPAHPYTRALMSAIPVPDPAVERSRERVLLSGDLPSPTDEISGCRFRTRCPLYSLLPEHDQDRCFREDPQPRPAASNLVACHFSERISELEHSN from the coding sequence GTGACTGAGACACTCAGCACCGACCAGTCCCAACCGCCCGCCGAGGCGCCGATCCTCGAAGTCAGGGGCCTCAACGTCACCTTCCCGAACCCCAAAGGCGATGTGAAGGCGGTCCGCGGCGTCGACTACGAGGTGATGCCCGGCGAGTTCCTCGGGATCGTCGGCGAATCGGGCTCCGGCAAGTCCGTGTCCTCCATGGCGGTGATGGGCCTGCTGCCCTCCACCGCCCGAATCGACGGATCGATCAGGTACCGCGGGCGTTCGCTGCTGGACATGGACGATCACGCGATGTCGGAGCTGCGCGGCTCCGACATCGCCATGGTCTTCCAGGACCCGCTGTCGGCACTGACCCCGGTCTACACGATCGGCGAACAGATCTCCGAAGGGCTCATCATCCACGATCCGATGATGTCGAAGGAGGCCGCGCACGAGCGCGCGATCGAACTGCTGCGGATCGTGGGGATCCCCGGGCCCGAACGTCGGGTCAGGGCCTACCCCCACGAGTTCTCCGGCGGAATGCGACAGCGCGCCATGATCGCCATCGCGATCGCCAACGATCCCGACCTCATCATCGCCGATGAGCCGACCACCGCTCTCGACGTCACGATCCAGGCCCAGATCCTCGAAGTCCTGCAGAGGGCACGCGAGATCACCGGAGCCGCGATCGTGCTCATCACCCACGACCTCGGCGTGGTGGCGGGAAACGCGGATCGCATCGCGGTCATGTACGCCGGTCGCCTGGTCGAGACCGGACCCGTGGATCAGGTCTTCGAGCGCCCGCAGATGCCCTATACGACCGGTCTCCTGCGGTCCGTGCCGAACCTGGCCACCGCCGGGACCCAGCGACTCGTTCCCCTCGAGGGCAAACCGCCCTCGCTGTCGAACATGGCACCGGGGTGCCCGTTCGCCCCGCGCTGTCCGATCGCCGTCGACACCTGCCGTGAAGTCGAACCGGAACTCATCGGACACGGCACTCCGGGAGTGGCCGCGGCATGCCACCGGGCCGGTGAGATCGCTTCGGGGCAGCTGACTGCCGGCAGCATCTTCCCGCGACCCGAACCGGTCGTGAAGCGGGCGAAGAGCGACGACGCCGACCGCATCCTCGAGGTGACGGGACTGCAGAAGCACTTCCCTCTGCTCAAGGGTGCCGTCTTCAAGCGCCAGATCGGAACCGTGCGAGCAGTCGATGGCATCGACCTGGAGATCAGAGAGGGACAGACCCTCGGGCTCGTCGGAGAGTCGGGCTGCGGCAAGTCGACGACGATCGGCGAGGTCCTCGAGATGGTCGCCCCGCAGAAGGGCTCGATCGTCATCAACGGAATCGATGTGTCCGACCTGTCCAAGCGAGATCGTTTGGCCATGCGCAAGGACGTCCAGGTCGTGTTCCAGGACCCGATGGCCGCGATCGATCCCCGGCTGCCCGTCGGCGAGGTGATCGCCGAACCCCTCACAGTCCACAAGGTTCCGACCGGGCAGCGCAATGACACTGTCGCGGAGATGCTCGAACTCGTCGGCCTCGACGCCTCGATGGCGGACCGGTATCCGCACGAGTTCTCCGGCGGCCAGCGTCAGCGCATCGGGATCGCCCGAGCGCTCGTGACCAACCCGAAGCTGCTCGTCCTCGACGAGCCGGTATCGGCCCTCGACGTGTCCGTCCAGGCGGGTGTCATCAACCTGCTCGAGGATCTGCGCGACACGCTCGGACTGTCGTATCTCTTCGTCGCCCACGACCTGGCCGTCGTCAGACAGATCGCCGATCACGTGGCGGTGATGTACCTGGGCCGGATCGTCGAATTCGGTGCCTCCGAAGAGCTCTACGACAGTCCGGCGCACCCGTACACACGCGCACTGATGTCGGCGATCCCCGTGCCCGACCCCGCGGTCGAGAGATCACGCGAGAGGGTGCTGCTCTCCGGTGACCTTCCGAGTCCGACCGACGAGATCTCCGGATGCCGATTCCGCACCAGATGTCCGCTGTACTCTCTGCTGCCCGAGCACGATCAGGACAGATGCTTCCGAGAGGACCCACAGCCTCGACCGGCGGCGTCCAACCTCGTGGCCTGCCACTTCTCCGAGCGGATCAGCGAACTCGAACACTCGAACTGA